The Flavobacterium commune genome contains a region encoding:
- a CDS encoding sulfatase family protein yields MITKFKILFFVMFVGAFIGVNAQKKEKPNIILIMTDQHQAEALSVAGNADVKTPNLDRLARSGMRFEKTYVTFPLCTPSRSSIFTGKMPHNLGVNSNEVGDNIIKSSEKELMLAKALQLAGYDCAYGGKWHAHESSMVAGNGFDMIAPMGDIGLAEKSIDYLKAKKESKKPFFLTVSFDNPHNICEWARNEPLPYGNILSVPLYETPQLPKNYQQGNSFPEVLKMEQDANKKVYPTANYTEEDWRQYRYTYYKLIEKVDLEIGKILDAIYKLNLRENTLILFTSDHGDGNASHRWNQKTALIEESVKVPFIASYKGKIKTNQVNTTLISNGLDLYPTICEYAGVEVPRQLSGKSLKTVFEISNSTLDRDFIVVETKFEGKNAFGSSGRAVVGKRFKYVLYSWGKNREQLFDLENDPLEMNNLTDSKSHSKILDQYREYLLDWCKSTGDASFLKKVILPSNSKLSSSALFDKPY; encoded by the coding sequence ATGATTACTAAATTTAAAATATTATTTTTTGTAATGTTTGTTGGAGCTTTTATTGGAGTTAATGCCCAAAAAAAAGAAAAACCGAACATTATATTAATAATGACGGATCAACATCAGGCAGAAGCATTGAGTGTTGCAGGTAATGCAGATGTAAAAACTCCTAATTTAGACAGGTTAGCAAGAAGTGGTATGCGATTTGAAAAAACGTATGTAACTTTTCCTTTGTGTACTCCGTCAAGGTCAAGCATTTTTACAGGTAAAATGCCTCATAATTTAGGCGTAAATTCGAATGAAGTTGGAGATAATATTATAAAATCATCTGAAAAAGAATTGATGCTTGCTAAAGCACTACAGCTTGCAGGTTATGATTGTGCATACGGAGGAAAGTGGCACGCACATGAATCAAGTATGGTTGCCGGTAATGGTTTTGATATGATAGCTCCTATGGGAGACATTGGTTTAGCTGAAAAAAGTATTGATTATTTAAAAGCAAAAAAAGAATCAAAAAAGCCATTTTTTTTGACGGTGTCTTTTGATAATCCTCATAATATATGCGAATGGGCAAGAAATGAGCCATTACCTTATGGAAATATTTTGAGTGTACCATTATATGAGACACCACAGTTACCTAAAAATTATCAGCAAGGGAACTCATTTCCAGAAGTTCTTAAAATGGAACAAGATGCTAACAAAAAAGTTTATCCAACTGCTAATTATACAGAAGAAGACTGGCGTCAATATAGATATACTTATTATAAATTGATTGAAAAAGTAGATTTGGAAATTGGAAAAATTCTAGATGCTATTTATAAACTTAATCTTAGAGAAAATACTTTAATACTATTTACAAGTGACCACGGTGATGGTAATGCTTCACACAGATGGAATCAAAAAACGGCACTTATTGAAGAGTCTGTTAAAGTGCCTTTTATCGCTAGTTATAAAGGAAAAATTAAAACCAATCAAGTCAATACTACTTTGATTTCGAATGGACTTGACTTGTATCCTACCATTTGTGAATATGCTGGTGTTGAAGTACCAAGACAATTAAGCGGAAAAAGTTTAAAAACGGTTTTTGAAATATCAAATAGTACTTTAGATAGAGATTTTATTGTTGTTGAGACTAAATTTGAAGGTAAGAATGCTTTTGGTTCAAGTGGTAGAGCGGTTGTTGGGAAACGTTTTAAATATGTTTTATACAGTTGGGGTAAAAATAGAGAACAGTTATTTGATCTTGAAAATGACCCTTTAGAAATGAATAATTTAACTGATTCTAAATCCCATTCAAAAATTTTAGATCAATACCGAGAGTATTTATTAGATTGGTGTAAATCTACAGGTGACGCCTCTTTTCTAAAAAAAGTAATCTTACCAAGTAACAGTAAATTGTCTTCTAGTGCTCTTTTTGACAAGCCATATTAA
- a CDS encoding cupin domain-containing protein, with the protein MNLNISNTIDKKVIFEQIAAELKKQNFTIVQQDATRPWGGFFVIDENQAAVFAAKFFPHLEMDKIKITNKLSPKILVVAPDKRLSWQYHFRRAEIWKIVAGIVGVKTSSTDEEGEIQQLTPGDFIQMNKGERHRLIGLDSWGVVAEIWQHTDRENPSDEEDIVRLQDDFGR; encoded by the coding sequence ATGAATTTGAATATATCTAATACTATTGATAAAAAAGTAATTTTCGAACAGATTGCAGCAGAATTAAAGAAGCAGAATTTTACTATTGTTCAACAAGATGCAACAAGACCCTGGGGCGGTTTTTTCGTAATTGATGAAAATCAGGCAGCTGTTTTTGCCGCAAAATTTTTTCCTCATCTTGAAATGGATAAAATAAAGATAACAAATAAGCTAAGCCCTAAAATATTAGTTGTTGCTCCAGATAAGCGATTGTCATGGCAATATCATTTTCGCAGGGCTGAAATCTGGAAAATTGTAGCCGGTATTGTGGGTGTAAAAACAAGTTCAACAGATGAAGAAGGAGAAATTCAACAGCTTACCCCCGGAGATTTTATTCAAATGAATAAAGGAGAACGCCATCGTCTAATTGGTTTGGATTCATGGGGAGTTGTTGCTGAAATCTGGCAGCACACCGATCGAGAAAATCCTTCCGATGAAGAGGATATCGTTCGTTTACAGGATGATTTTGGGAGGTAG
- a CDS encoding chondroitinase family polysaccharide lyase — MKRIKMTKKFITAITLITGVLSFAQLKESNPAKESFESESSIINFKKNKSSSLSISNKHHQFGKSSLQWEWSGVSFFKTSNFGILSKKDSPLKYGDHFPASPTLVMSLYNEKSQDEIIKISYEKEGKEEVWFSIKLNFTGWRTIWVPFYEMNGNPPKKGDAIAYDTFKVSCSSIRSKGKLFFDDIVFSQYQDDRHSYPDVMVPFIKKDIEEGKDHWMPLIRDMKRIQEMLVKPVSNLQKEEIRIIKQRIDDTFDKSTEKSDNLLKAKKEYAKLNLVKNETVLGAPLTFKIEQVYFDREDVNQKNFLEIQDFGKVLKKIASYYLQSTDENKAQIEEMFITASQYFLDQGWQEGASGGTRHHIGYNVRELTDAFYMMKEPLKNAGLLNEVGNSLQWIFNLGKILGPEEEFEANIDYFNTQSFYHLMLIFMSDNVEKQTALLEAYSNYISKTLAQDNEIGVFKIDGTSWHHNGHYPAYGLGAFTSIPPVIFTLSGTQFRINEAGHKNFKKALMTTRLYSQLLDFGFGNAGRHPLKDYSIKSLKNSFLLMARSGNPEGTSKIDNEVAAAYLRLWGESDKLNTTLFADIDNVGKDTLPGYHVLTYAATAIHRRNDWAAFIKGYSKYVWASEIYVDANRYGRYPANGSIQINNIGGDEASGFKQEGWDWNRYPGTTVVNLPFKELEPNTPLLMFRSEETFAGAVILDNNGVFGMKLNESKGSNADGPEKNIGFPGKLKANKSVFSFGDKLICIGTGISSVDTVNPIQTNLFQNFLSSTSMPIYLSEKKDISTFPYQSKIEVVGNSRKWLIDAYQNGYYILSPNTIEIRRQTQESYINSYSIRTKEINSINKGISVTRGNFTSSWIEHGKAPKDASYQYVIYPGLQKEDINSFENKIEKDKSYQILRADNTAHIVRDNESSTTGFVIFDSSKELDNSILKGVSVPSLLMIKNKGENVTISAVQPDLNFSEVKDKTISGYSLPVELSITLKGQWKLAANSVVKSIVIAGNNTLITIECRHGFSNKINLTK; from the coding sequence ATGAAAAGAATCAAAATGACTAAAAAGTTTATTACAGCCATAACTCTTATAACAGGGGTTTTGTCTTTTGCGCAGCTAAAAGAAAGTAATCCGGCTAAAGAATCCTTTGAGAGTGAATCTTCGATAATCAATTTCAAAAAAAATAAGTCGAGTAGTTTATCAATTAGTAATAAACACCATCAATTTGGGAAATCATCATTACAATGGGAATGGTCAGGAGTGAGTTTTTTTAAAACTTCTAATTTTGGAATATTGAGTAAAAAGGATAGCCCTTTGAAATATGGAGATCATTTTCCTGCGAGCCCAACTTTGGTAATGTCTTTGTATAATGAAAAATCTCAGGATGAAATCATTAAAATTTCTTATGAAAAAGAAGGTAAAGAAGAAGTTTGGTTTTCTATCAAATTAAATTTTACTGGATGGCGTACTATTTGGGTTCCTTTTTATGAGATGAATGGTAATCCGCCCAAAAAAGGAGATGCTATAGCTTATGATACTTTTAAAGTAAGTTGTAGTTCTATTAGGAGCAAAGGGAAATTGTTTTTTGATGATATTGTGTTTTCTCAATATCAAGATGATCGTCACTCTTATCCAGATGTGATGGTACCTTTTATTAAAAAAGATATAGAAGAAGGAAAAGATCATTGGATGCCTTTGATTCGAGATATGAAACGCATTCAGGAAATGCTTGTAAAACCAGTTTCAAATCTACAAAAAGAAGAAATACGGATTATTAAACAACGTATTGATGATACTTTTGATAAAAGTACTGAAAAGAGTGATAATTTATTAAAAGCGAAAAAAGAATATGCTAAATTAAATCTGGTGAAAAATGAGACTGTTTTAGGAGCTCCTTTGACATTTAAAATTGAACAGGTTTACTTTGATAGAGAAGATGTAAATCAGAAAAATTTTTTAGAAATTCAAGATTTTGGTAAAGTTTTAAAGAAAATAGCTAGTTATTACCTTCAAAGCACTGATGAAAATAAGGCTCAAATAGAAGAAATGTTTATTACTGCATCCCAATATTTTTTAGATCAAGGTTGGCAGGAAGGAGCGTCAGGAGGTACCAGACATCATATAGGGTATAATGTTCGAGAGCTTACAGATGCTTTTTATATGATGAAAGAACCATTAAAGAATGCAGGTTTACTAAATGAGGTGGGGAATAGTCTACAATGGATTTTTAATTTGGGTAAGATTTTGGGACCAGAAGAAGAATTTGAAGCTAATATTGATTATTTTAATACTCAATCTTTTTATCATTTGATGCTAATTTTTATGTCGGATAATGTTGAAAAACAAACAGCATTATTAGAGGCTTATTCTAATTATATATCAAAAACTCTGGCTCAGGACAACGAAATAGGTGTGTTTAAGATAGATGGTACTTCATGGCATCACAATGGGCATTATCCAGCTTATGGATTAGGAGCTTTTACTAGTATACCTCCTGTGATTTTTACACTTTCCGGAACTCAATTTAGAATTAACGAGGCCGGGCACAAAAACTTTAAGAAAGCATTAATGACAACAAGGTTGTACAGTCAATTGTTGGATTTTGGTTTTGGAAATGCAGGGCGCCATCCGTTAAAAGACTATTCTATTAAGTCCTTGAAAAATTCATTTTTGTTAATGGCTCGTTCAGGAAATCCTGAAGGTACTTCCAAAATAGATAATGAAGTGGCAGCTGCTTATTTAAGATTGTGGGGCGAAAGCGATAAATTAAATACTACTTTATTTGCAGATATAGATAATGTTGGAAAGGATACTTTGCCGGGGTATCATGTACTCACTTATGCAGCAACTGCTATTCATAGGAGAAATGATTGGGCCGCATTTATCAAAGGATACAGTAAATATGTTTGGGCCTCAGAGATATATGTTGATGCCAATAGATATGGAAGATATCCTGCAAATGGGAGTATTCAGATAAATAATATTGGAGGAGATGAAGCGAGTGGTTTTAAGCAAGAAGGTTGGGATTGGAATCGTTATCCGGGAACAACAGTTGTAAATCTTCCGTTTAAAGAATTAGAGCCTAATACACCATTGTTAATGTTTAGGTCTGAGGAGACTTTTGCAGGAGCAGTAATTTTAGATAATAATGGTGTTTTTGGAATGAAATTAAATGAATCAAAAGGTTCTAATGCAGATGGACCAGAAAAAAATATAGGATTTCCAGGAAAACTTAAGGCTAATAAATCTGTTTTTTCTTTTGGAGATAAATTAATTTGTATTGGAACAGGAATTTCAAGCGTTGACACTGTAAATCCAATACAAACAAACTTATTTCAAAATTTCCTGAGTAGTACTTCGATGCCTATTTATTTATCTGAAAAGAAAGACATTTCGACGTTTCCTTATCAATCGAAGATAGAAGTAGTTGGTAATTCCCGAAAATGGTTAATTGATGCTTATCAAAATGGATACTATATTTTATCCCCCAATACAATTGAAATTAGAAGACAAACTCAAGAATCTTATATTAATAGTTATTCTATAAGAACAAAAGAGATTAATTCAATAAACAAAGGAATTAGCGTTACTAGAGGCAATTTTACTTCTTCATGGATTGAACACGGTAAAGCTCCTAAAGACGCCTCTTATCAGTATGTTATTTATCCCGGTCTTCAAAAGGAAGATATTAATTCTTTTGAAAATAAAATTGAAAAAGATAAATCCTATCAGATTTTGAGAGCTGATAACACGGCTCATATTGTAAGAGATAATGAGAGTTCAACAACAGGCTTCGTAATATTTGATTCGAGTAAAGAGTTGGATAATTCTATTTTGAAAGGTGTTTCAGTCCCTTCGCTTTTGATGATTAAAAACAAAGGAGAAAATGTTACCATAAGTGCGGTTCAGCCAGATCTTAATTTTTCTGAAGTAAAAGATAAGACAATTAGTGGCTATAGCTTGCCTGTTGAATTGAGTATTACTTTAAAAGGGCAATGGAAACTTGCAGCTAATTCAGTAGTCAAATCTATTGTGATTGCGGGTAACAATACACTAATAACTATAGAGTGTAGACATGGATTTTCTAATAAAATTAATTTGACCAAATAA
- a CDS encoding IS3 family transposase (programmed frameshift) produces MKQERKIYDAAFKVKAVELSNERSNLSELARELGIKVSLLYKWRKDYQEYGEGSFPGKGNLKLTPEQERIHELEKKLKDAEMERDIFKKSNQHFLQERSMKYRFIKNHESQFTIEKMCLILKISSSGYYKWKSRVVSERLLKKNMLKEKIKALYFEFKQRYGSPRITSELHALGYRISRFTVAKYMRQLGLRSKVSKKFKVTTNSKHNYLIVDNVLNRNFMVTKPSEVWVSDITYIQTKEGFLYLTTVIDLYDRKLIGWSLSNTMSTNDTSLAAWRMAIKNRAIKKGLIFHSDQGVQYATKRFANTIKSYGVIRSMSRKGNCWDNAVAESFFKSLKTELIYGNKLLSKEQMKLEIFEYIEIWYNRKRRHRALNYKTIEEFNYQNDIYKNVA; encoded by the exons ATGAAACAAGAAAGAAAAATTTACGATGCAGCCTTTAAGGTTAAAGCTGTAGAATTAAGTAACGAAAGAAGCAATTTGTCAGAGTTAGCCAGAGAACTTGGAATAAAAGTTTCTTTACTTTATAAATGGCGCAAAGATTACCAAGAATATGGTGAAGGCAGTTTCCCTGGAAAAGGAAATTTAAAATTGACACCTGAACAGGAACGTATTCACGAATTGGAGAAAAAATTGAAAGATGCAGAAATGGAACGTGATATAT TTAAAAAAAGCAATCAGCATTTTCTCCAAGAGCGGTCGATGAAATACAGGTTCATTAAGAACCATGAAAGCCAGTTTACGATTGAGAAAATGTGTTTGATTTTAAAAATCAGTTCAAGTGGCTATTATAAATGGAAAAGCAGGGTTGTTTCAGAAAGACTACTAAAAAAGAATATGCTGAAAGAAAAAATAAAAGCTCTTTATTTTGAATTTAAGCAACGTTATGGTAGTCCAAGAATAACATCTGAGCTACATGCTTTAGGATATCGAATATCACGATTTACTGTCGCAAAATACATGAGACAACTTGGCTTACGGAGTAAAGTAAGTAAGAAATTTAAAGTTACAACCAATTCAAAACATAATTATCTAATTGTTGATAATGTGCTCAATAGAAACTTTATGGTAACTAAACCTTCAGAAGTATGGGTGTCCGATATTACCTATATTCAAACAAAAGAAGGTTTTTTGTATTTAACAACTGTAATTGATTTATATGACCGAAAATTAATTGGCTGGAGTTTGAGCAATACAATGAGCACGAATGACACATCACTAGCTGCTTGGCGAATGGCAATAAAAAACAGAGCTATCAAAAAAGGATTAATATTTCATTCCGATCAAGGTGTACAATATGCTACTAAGAGATTTGCTAATACTATTAAGTCTTATGGAGTAATCCGGAGTATGAGTAGAAAAGGGAATTGCTGGGATAATGCAGTGGCTGAAAGTTTCTTTAAATCTCTCAAAACAGAACTTATCTACGGAAATAAGTTACTATCAAAAGAACAAATGAAACTTGAAATATTTGAATATATTGAAATATGGTACAACAGAAAAAGAAGACATCGTGCTTTGAATTATAAAACAATAGAGGAGTTCAATTATCAAAACGATATTTACAAAAATGTAGCTTAA
- a CDS encoding sulfatase family protein, producing MIKSIITGCLTLITFSFYSQESQNKQISAKPNVIFIYADDLGYGDLSCYGATKLKTPNLDKLANQGVRFTNAHCTSATCTPSRYALLTGQYPWRKSGTGILPGDAALIIPTNKMTLPKLFQQAGYRTANVGKWHLGLGDQVAKNWNGEIKPGPNEVGFDYSFIFPATADRVPSVFMENHKVVALDTNDPIQVDYSSKVGNDPTGKEHPELLKMKSSPGQGHDNTIVNGIGRIGYMSGGNKARWVDEEVSTTFLEKAKEFIEENHKKTFFLYFALTEPHVPRMPATMFKGKSGLGYRGDAILQLDWTVGQIMKQLETLGINQNTMVIFTSDNGAVLDDGYQDEAVSQLNGHTPNGILRGGKYSVLEAGTRVPFILSWPDVVKPKVSSGMVCQMDLLASFSNLLEQPILKEDAPDSENTLETFLGKSEKGRTILIEQGGNTLGKGGTLAIVKDNWKFIPANDGISYDQLVGIETGNANEPQLYDLNEDLGEKNNLAKKFPNKVNELAKLLKEKTQIKE from the coding sequence ATGATAAAATCAATTATTACTGGCTGTTTAACTTTAATAACTTTTAGTTTTTATTCCCAAGAGTCTCAAAATAAACAAATTTCAGCCAAACCCAATGTGATTTTTATTTACGCAGATGATCTTGGATATGGTGATTTAAGCTGCTATGGAGCAACTAAGCTTAAAACTCCAAATTTGGATAAACTGGCTAATCAAGGGGTACGTTTTACCAATGCTCATTGTACTTCGGCAACATGTACTCCTTCCAGATACGCATTGCTTACGGGGCAATATCCATGGAGAAAATCAGGAACGGGGATTTTACCGGGAGATGCAGCTTTAATTATTCCAACAAATAAAATGACTTTGCCAAAATTATTTCAGCAGGCAGGTTATAGAACAGCCAATGTAGGTAAATGGCATTTAGGTTTAGGAGATCAGGTAGCTAAAAATTGGAATGGAGAAATAAAGCCAGGCCCAAATGAAGTTGGTTTTGATTATTCCTTTATTTTCCCTGCAACGGCTGATAGGGTACCATCCGTTTTTATGGAAAATCACAAGGTTGTTGCCTTAGATACTAATGATCCAATTCAAGTAGATTACAGTAGTAAAGTAGGTAATGATCCTACGGGGAAAGAGCATCCTGAATTATTAAAAATGAAATCTTCTCCAGGACAAGGACATGACAATACAATTGTTAATGGTATTGGACGTATCGGTTACATGAGTGGTGGTAATAAAGCAAGATGGGTTGATGAGGAAGTTTCTACAACTTTTTTAGAAAAAGCAAAAGAATTTATAGAGGAGAATCATAAGAAAACATTCTTTCTGTATTTTGCTCTTACTGAACCTCATGTTCCGCGTATGCCTGCCACGATGTTTAAGGGAAAAAGTGGTCTGGGTTATCGTGGAGATGCAATTTTGCAGTTAGATTGGACGGTAGGTCAAATCATGAAACAGCTAGAAACATTGGGAATTAACCAAAATACGATGGTTATTTTTACAAGTGATAATGGTGCAGTTTTGGATGATGGCTATCAAGATGAAGCAGTAAGTCAACTAAATGGACATACCCCAAATGGAATTTTAAGAGGTGGAAAGTATAGTGTTCTGGAAGCGGGAACAAGAGTGCCATTTATTTTAAGTTGGCCGGATGTTGTAAAACCAAAAGTATCTTCTGGAATGGTTTGTCAAATGGATTTATTAGCATCTTTTTCTAATTTATTGGAACAACCTATTCTAAAAGAAGATGCGCCAGACAGTGAAAATACATTAGAAACTTTTCTTGGTAAATCAGAAAAAGGAAGAACTATTTTAATAGAACAAGGAGGAAACACATTAGGTAAAGGTGGAACTCTTGCTATAGTAAAAGACAATTGGAAATTTATCCCTGCTAATGATGGAATTTCTTATGATCAATTAGTGGGTATTGAAACAGGTAATGCGAATGAACCCCAATTGTATGATTTAAACGAAGATTTAGGTGAAAAAAATAATTTAGCTAAAAAATTTCCAAATAAAGTTAATGAGTTAGCCAAGTTGTTAAAAGAAAAGACTCAGATAAAAGAGTAA
- a CDS encoding Ig-like domain-containing protein → MYRSLNQNYSQIVLSVSNPDLGASPSSPKVITLTLNNKWNLLETNPNANIVSATETATTIAFTTSDGLPVEIKLALENPCALLNGTPEAPILDITQPTYTEAGSIQVSSTIVNLSFSLDEITFDNTTGLFENLSPGNYTVYAKNADGCISSGTNAVIDPQPVAPLVTIDSSLSNKSFYAPAKIILTADASDADGTITKVEFFNEANKLGEVVTGPYSFEWDNVLAGNYSITAKATDNDNAVSTSEIVNVNVACPPVQLLIPDVYAMDPSVDLKNTLYIGYGPSSLTLTALVLDNQAEAYSWNTGAKTATIEVSEAGTYTVTITYAGGGHASASITINTLDVSCGNNTDKVQICHNGKIICVAKSAVQSHLDHGDHLGTCSGNGLDGSTPVVVYPNPVQDFLNVSVTELAVNAKISLYNFYGNKMREIAFTTIPQNLYVGDLVVGTYFVVIQNGNQIAQYTIIKK, encoded by the coding sequence ATGTATCGGTCTTTAAATCAAAACTATTCTCAAATTGTTTTGTCAGTAAGTAATCCTGATTTAGGTGCCTCACCTTCTTCTCCTAAAGTAATCACACTAACATTAAATAATAAATGGAATTTACTGGAAACTAATCCTAATGCCAATATTGTTTCGGCAACTGAAACAGCTACAACAATTGCATTTACTACTTCTGATGGACTTCCGGTAGAAATAAAATTGGCTTTAGAAAATCCATGTGCACTGTTAAACGGAACGCCTGAAGCCCCCATTTTAGATATTACACAGCCAACGTATACTGAAGCAGGAAGTATTCAGGTTAGCAGTACAATTGTTAATTTGAGTTTTAGTTTGGATGAAATCACATTTGATAATACTACAGGTCTTTTTGAGAATCTGTCACCGGGTAATTATACGGTATATGCTAAAAATGCCGATGGATGTATTTCTTCAGGAACTAATGCCGTGATTGATCCGCAGCCTGTCGCACCACTGGTAACAATAGATTCGTCTTTGTCAAATAAAAGTTTTTATGCTCCTGCAAAAATTATTCTTACTGCAGATGCATCAGATGCAGATGGAACAATTACAAAGGTTGAATTTTTTAATGAAGCGAATAAGTTAGGAGAAGTTGTAACTGGACCGTATAGTTTTGAATGGGATAATGTTTTGGCAGGAAATTATTCGATAACCGCTAAAGCTACTGATAATGATAATGCGGTTAGTACATCAGAAATAGTTAATGTAAATGTAGCATGTCCTCCTGTACAATTGTTAATTCCAGATGTTTATGCAATGGATCCAAGTGTAGATTTGAAAAACACACTCTATATCGGTTATGGCCCATCATCATTGACACTAACAGCCTTGGTTTTAGATAATCAGGCTGAGGCATATAGCTGGAATACGGGAGCGAAAACAGCTACTATTGAAGTTTCAGAAGCAGGAACTTATACCGTAACAATAACTTATGCAGGGGGGGGCCATGCATCGGCTTCCATTACTATTAATACTTTGGATGTATCCTGTGGTAATAATACAGATAAAGTACAAATTTGTCATAACGGAAAAATCATTTGTGTAGCCAAATCAGCAGTTCAATCACATCTGGATCATGGTGATCATTTGGGGACTTGTTCGGGTAATGGTTTAGATGGATCAACACCAGTTGTTGTTTATCCAAATCCGGTTCAGGATTTTCTAAATGTTAGTGTAACTGAATTAGCGGTAAATGCAAAAATAAGTTTGTATAATTTTTACGGAAATAAAATGAGGGAAATAGCATTTACTACTATACCTCAAAATTTATATGTTGGCGATCTGGTTGTTGGAACTTATTTTGTAGTGATTCAAAATGGAAATCAAATAGCGCAGTACACCATTATAAAAAAATAA